One Burkholderia sp. 9120 DNA window includes the following coding sequences:
- the plsY gene encoding glycerol-3-phosphate 1-O-acyltransferase PlsY has translation MQNLIVAVVAYLIGSLSFAVIVSKAMGLDDPRSYGSGNPGATNVLRSGSKKAAILTLIGDAFKGWLPVWVVVHFGARFGLDDTSVAIASIAVFLGHLYPVFFRFKGGKGVATAAGVLLAINPILGIATLLTWLIVAFFTRYSSLAALAAAVFAPLFDGFLFGPHIIALAIVVMSTLLVWRHRGNIAKLMRGQESRIGAKKAEAAASPAAGNDR, from the coding sequence ATGCAAAACCTGATCGTTGCTGTCGTTGCCTACCTGATCGGTTCGCTGTCGTTTGCCGTGATCGTCAGCAAAGCGATGGGCCTCGACGACCCCCGCTCGTACGGCTCGGGCAATCCGGGCGCTACCAACGTGCTGCGCAGCGGCAGCAAGAAGGCCGCGATTCTCACGCTGATCGGCGACGCCTTCAAGGGCTGGCTGCCGGTGTGGGTCGTGGTGCACTTCGGCGCGCGTTTTGGGCTCGACGATACGTCGGTGGCGATCGCGTCGATCGCGGTGTTTCTCGGCCACCTGTATCCGGTTTTCTTCCGCTTCAAGGGCGGCAAAGGCGTGGCCACTGCCGCGGGCGTGCTGCTCGCGATCAATCCGATTCTCGGTATCGCTACGCTGCTTACGTGGCTGATCGTGGCGTTCTTCACGCGCTATTCGTCGCTGGCCGCGTTGGCTGCGGCGGTGTTCGCGCCGCTGTTCGATGGCTTTCTGTTCGGGCCGCACATTATCGCGCTGGCGATCGTGGTGATGAGCACGCTGCTGGTGTGGCGTCATCGCGGCAATATCGCCAAGCTGATGCGCGGGCAGGAAAGCCGGATCGGCGCCAAGAAGGCGGAGGCGGCCGCGAGTCCGGCGGCGGGGAATGATCGTTGA
- a CDS encoding YajQ family cyclic di-GMP-binding protein, with the protein MPSFDVVCEADMIEVKNAIEQSNKEISTRFDFKGSDARVEHKENEITAYADDDFKLGQVTDVLLSKMAKRNVDVRFLDYGKTEKIGGDKVKQVIKIKKGVSGDLSKKIVRLVKDSKIKVQASIQGDAVRITGGKRDDLQSVIAMLRKDVTDTPLDFNNFRD; encoded by the coding sequence ATGCCATCGTTTGACGTCGTCTGTGAAGCAGACATGATTGAAGTGAAGAACGCGATCGAGCAGTCCAACAAGGAAATCTCAACCCGCTTCGACTTCAAAGGGTCGGACGCGCGCGTCGAACACAAGGAAAACGAAATCACCGCCTACGCGGACGATGACTTCAAGCTCGGCCAGGTGACCGACGTGCTGCTGTCCAAAATGGCCAAGCGCAACGTGGACGTGCGCTTCCTCGACTACGGCAAGACCGAGAAGATCGGCGGCGACAAGGTCAAGCAGGTCATCAAGATCAAGAAGGGCGTGTCCGGCGACCTGTCGAAGAAAATCGTGCGCCTCGTCAAGGACAGCAAGATCAAGGTCCAGGCGAGCATTCAGGGCGACGCGGTGCGCATTACCGGCGGCAAGCGCGACGATCTGCAAAGCGTGATCGCGATGCTGCGCAAAGACGTGACCGACACGCCGCTCGACTTCAACAACTTCCGCGACTGA
- a CDS encoding AMP-binding protein produces MSLESSPRSTIDIPALLAALPARIAEIPALAAARDPQHVALIEDARRLTSAQLLAAVEAAAALLREWGVRGGDRVMIVAENSIAQIVLLFATAKLDAWALVSNARLSAAELDSIRAHAQPRVVAYAVESSKDAEQHAVRHQAIAAPAFTPDIGAWSYTVEANVQAEPVEAANHRQCAALIYTTGTTGAPKGVMLSHRNLMFIASVSSRLRNVGPDDVVYAVLPISHVYGFASVCLGSLHAGATLRLAPRFAPEAVRRALADERVSIFQGVPAMHAKLLEHLQTHGHAWSAPRLRFAYSGGSPLDAALKSQIEAVYGLPLHNGYGMTESSPTVSHTMLDLPRSDCSVGEVIPGVEVRFVGLDGVDAAPGEIGELWVRGPNVMLGYYRNPEQTRVAVTEDGWLKTGDLARQDADGALHIVGRSKELIIRSGFNVYPAEVEHALNAHPQVVQSAVIGRAVEGNEEVVAFVELIAGAKVTAAELIAWCGERLAPYKRPAEVKVLAALPAASTGKILKHRLREYL; encoded by the coding sequence TTGAGCCTCGAGTCCTCCCCCCGTTCCACGATCGACATCCCCGCCTTGCTCGCCGCCCTGCCCGCGCGCATCGCCGAGATTCCGGCGCTCGCCGCCGCCCGCGATCCGCAGCACGTCGCGCTGATCGAAGATGCGCGCCGTCTCACCAGCGCGCAACTGCTGGCCGCCGTCGAAGCCGCCGCCGCGCTGCTGCGCGAATGGGGCGTGCGTGGCGGCGACCGCGTGATGATCGTCGCGGAAAACAGCATCGCGCAGATCGTGCTGCTGTTCGCCACGGCGAAACTGGACGCGTGGGCGCTGGTGTCGAACGCGCGCCTGTCCGCTGCGGAACTCGACTCGATCCGTGCGCACGCGCAGCCCCGCGTGGTCGCGTACGCGGTGGAAAGTTCGAAGGACGCCGAGCAGCATGCCGTGCGTCATCAGGCGATCGCAGCGCCGGCGTTTACACCGGACATCGGCGCGTGGTCCTACACGGTCGAGGCCAACGTGCAGGCCGAACCCGTCGAAGCCGCCAACCACCGCCAATGCGCCGCGCTGATCTACACCACCGGCACCACCGGCGCGCCGAAGGGCGTGATGCTGTCGCATCGCAACTTGATGTTCATCGCGTCGGTGTCGAGCCGCCTGCGCAACGTCGGCCCTGACGACGTCGTCTACGCCGTGCTGCCCATCTCGCACGTGTACGGTTTCGCGTCGGTGTGTCTCGGCAGCCTGCACGCGGGCGCGACCTTGCGGCTCGCGCCGCGCTTCGCGCCGGAAGCCGTGCGTCGCGCGCTCGCCGACGAACGCGTGTCGATCTTCCAGGGCGTGCCGGCCATGCACGCCAAGCTGCTCGAACATCTGCAGACGCACGGCCATGCGTGGTCCGCGCCGCGTCTGCGCTTCGCCTACTCGGGCGGCTCGCCGCTCGACGCCGCGCTGAAGTCGCAGATCGAAGCCGTCTACGGTCTGCCGCTGCACAACGGCTACGGTATGACCGAAAGCAGCCCGACCGTCTCGCACACCATGCTCGACCTGCCGCGTAGCGACTGCTCAGTTGGCGAGGTCATTCCGGGCGTCGAGGTGCGCTTCGTCGGACTCGACGGTGTGGATGCCGCGCCCGGCGAGATCGGCGAGTTGTGGGTGCGTGGCCCGAACGTGATGCTCGGCTATTACCGTAACCCCGAGCAAACGCGTGTCGCCGTGACTGAAGACGGCTGGCTCAAGACCGGCGATCTCGCGCGCCAGGACGCGGACGGCGCGTTGCATATCGTCGGGCGCAGCAAGGAGCTGATCATCCGCTCGGGCTTCAACGTGTATCCAGCCGAAGTCGAGCATGCGTTGAACGCGCATCCGCAGGTCGTGCAGTCGGCAGTGATCGGGCGGGCGGTCGAGGGTAATGAGGAAGTGGTCGCGTTCGTCGAATTGATCGCGGGCGCGAAGGTGACGGCGGCTGAGCTGATTGCGTGGTGCGGCGAGCGGCTCGCGCCGTATAAGCGCCCGGCCGAAGTGAAAGTGCTTGCCGCGTTACCCGCCGCTTCGACCGGCAAGATTCTCAAGCACCGGTTGCGCGAGTATCTCTGA
- the ybaK gene encoding Cys-tRNA(Pro) deacylase, producing the protein MSKSRHVSETPATQFLRRHGVAFGEHPYDYVEHGGTGESARQLGVDEHHVVKTLVMEDEHAKPLIVLMHGDRTVSTKNLARQIGAKRVEPCKPEVANRHSGYLIGGTSPFGTRKAMPVYVESSILEMDTVWLNGGRRGFLVSIEPKVLTGLLAAKAVQCASVD; encoded by the coding sequence ATGAGCAAATCCAGACACGTTTCCGAAACGCCGGCCACGCAGTTTCTGCGCCGCCATGGCGTCGCGTTCGGCGAACATCCTTACGATTATGTCGAACACGGCGGCACCGGCGAATCGGCGCGCCAGCTCGGCGTAGACGAACATCATGTCGTGAAGACGCTGGTCATGGAAGACGAACACGCCAAGCCGCTGATCGTGCTGATGCACGGCGACCGGACCGTCAGCACCAAGAACCTCGCACGGCAGATCGGCGCGAAGCGCGTCGAGCCGTGCAAGCCCGAGGTGGCGAACCGGCACTCCGGCTATCTGATCGGCGGCACCTCACCGTTCGGGACGCGCAAGGCGATGCCTGTGTACGTCGAGTCGAGCATTCTCGAGATGGACACGGTCTGGCTGAACGGCGGGCGGCGCGGATTCCTGGTCAGTATCGAGCCGAAGGTGCTGACCGGTCTGCTGGCCGCGAAGGCGGTTCAGTGCGCGAGCGTCGATTGA
- the xerD gene encoding site-specific tyrosine recombinase XerD, producing the protein MSDTLADGASLASPLFAASSASIDAFCDALWLEHGLSRNTLDAYRRDLRLFCEWLAQTRNTSLDIAGKADLNAYSAARQKDKSTSANRRLSVFRRYYAWAVREHRAKVDPTLRIRSAKQPPRFPSTLSEAQVEALLGAPDVATPLGLRDRTMLELMYASGLRVTELVTLKTVEVGLNEGVVRVMGKGSKERLIPFGEEAHGWIERYLREARPALLGARATDALFVTSRAEGMTRQQFWNIIKRHAVAANVHAPLSPHTLRHAFATHLLNHGADLRVVQLLLGHTDISTTQIYTHVARERLKSLHAEHHPRG; encoded by the coding sequence ATGAGCGATACCCTGGCTGACGGCGCGAGCCTCGCGTCGCCTCTGTTCGCGGCGAGTTCCGCCTCGATCGACGCATTCTGCGACGCGCTGTGGCTCGAACACGGCCTGTCGCGCAACACGCTCGACGCGTATCGCCGCGATCTGCGTCTGTTCTGCGAATGGCTGGCGCAGACCCGCAACACGTCGCTCGATATTGCCGGCAAAGCCGATCTCAACGCATATAGCGCCGCGCGTCAGAAGGACAAATCGACGTCGGCGAACCGCCGGCTTTCGGTGTTTCGGCGGTATTACGCGTGGGCGGTGCGCGAACATCGCGCGAAGGTCGATCCGACGCTGCGCATCCGCTCCGCAAAACAGCCGCCGCGTTTTCCGTCGACGCTGAGCGAGGCGCAAGTCGAAGCGCTGCTCGGCGCGCCCGATGTCGCCACGCCCTTAGGTTTGCGCGACCGCACGATGCTGGAACTGATGTACGCGAGCGGTCTGCGTGTCACGGAACTCGTCACGCTCAAGACCGTGGAAGTGGGCCTGAACGAAGGCGTGGTGCGCGTGATGGGCAAGGGCTCGAAGGAGCGTCTGATTCCGTTCGGCGAAGAGGCGCATGGCTGGATCGAACGTTATCTGCGCGAGGCGCGGCCGGCGCTGCTCGGCGCGCGCGCCACGGACGCGCTGTTCGTGACGAGCCGCGCGGAGGGCATGACGCGTCAGCAGTTCTGGAACATCATCAAGCGGCATGCGGTGGCGGCGAATGTGCATGCGCCGTTGTCGCCGCACACGTTGCGGCATGCGTTCGCGACGCACCTGCTCAACCATGGCGCCGATCTGCGCGTCGTGCAATTGCTGCTCGGACATACCGACATCTCGACCACGCAGATTTACACGCACGTGGCGCGCGAGCGGTTGAAGTCGCTGCACGCGGAGCATCATCCGCGTGGGTGA
- a CDS encoding methylated-DNA--[protein]-cysteine S-methyltransferase, whose product MFNAVIDAPFGKVGIRLEGDAVREIVYLPESIENVAPDTPLARQAVEQIERYFEQASATFELPLAPVGTAFQQRVWQAISAIPPGVVLTYGQLAKQVGSVPRAVGQACGSNYFPIVIPCHRVVGSGDIGGFAHHAGDGFFRNVKRWLLKHEGIPYA is encoded by the coding sequence ATGTTCAACGCAGTGATCGATGCGCCGTTCGGCAAAGTCGGCATTCGCCTCGAAGGCGACGCCGTGCGCGAGATCGTCTATCTGCCGGAGTCGATCGAGAACGTCGCGCCGGACACGCCGTTGGCCCGGCAAGCGGTCGAGCAGATCGAACGGTATTTCGAGCAGGCGTCCGCCACCTTCGAATTGCCGCTCGCGCCGGTCGGCACTGCGTTCCAGCAGCGCGTCTGGCAGGCGATCAGCGCAATTCCTCCTGGCGTCGTGCTGACTTACGGGCAACTGGCGAAGCAGGTGGGCAGCGTGCCGCGCGCGGTCGGGCAAGCATGCGGTTCGAACTATTTCCCGATCGTGATTCCGTGTCATCGGGTGGTCGGCTCGGGCGACATCGGCGGTTTCGCGCATCATGCCGGCGACGGTTTCTTTCGCAACGTCAAACGCTGGCTTCTCAAGCATGAAGGCATTCCCTACGCATGA
- the tsaE gene encoding tRNA (adenosine(37)-N6)-threonylcarbamoyltransferase complex ATPase subunit type 1 TsaE gives MPVNPDQAIQPPAAVLLERTFALADEAATLAFGARFAQAIESLRGTPGETRQAAPGADGDTAFHGLQVQLVGDLGAGKTTLVRSTLRGLGHTGRVRSPTYTLVEPYELERPAGELTLYHFDLYRFTDPAEWADAGFREYFDSGAVCLVEWPQRAGRLLGVPDLVFTLELDHTGEGRVLVARAYSESGKACLERC, from the coding sequence ATGCCTGTCAATCCCGATCAAGCGATCCAACCGCCCGCTGCAGTCCTGCTCGAACGCACCTTCGCGCTCGCGGACGAAGCCGCCACGCTCGCCTTCGGCGCGCGCTTCGCGCAAGCGATCGAAAGCCTGCGCGGCACGCCGGGCGAAACACGGCAAGCGGCGCCAGGCGCTGACGGCGACACGGCATTTCACGGGCTGCAAGTGCAGTTGGTCGGCGATCTCGGCGCTGGCAAAACCACCCTCGTCCGCTCGACCTTGCGCGGCCTCGGTCACACCGGCCGCGTGCGCAGTCCCACCTACACCCTCGTCGAACCCTACGAGCTCGAACGGCCCGCTGGGGAACTCACGCTCTATCACTTCGATCTGTATAGATTCACCGATCCGGCCGAATGGGCCGATGCGGGCTTTCGGGAGTACTTCGACAGCGGCGCGGTCTGCCTCGTCGAATGGCCGCAACGCGCGGGGCGTCTCCTGGGCGTGCCGGATCTCGTCTTCACGCTCGAGCTGGATCACACGGGCGAAGGCCGCGTACTCGTCGCACGCGCATATAGCGAATCAGGAAAGGCATGTCTCGAAAGATGTTGA
- the queG gene encoding tRNA epoxyqueuosine(34) reductase QueG, translating into MNRSPESPVSSTPASNHDAGAERPFDEAALNALALDIKSWGRELGFGAIGISDTDLSAAEAPLAAWLEAGCHGEMDYMAKHGLKRARPAELVAGTRRVITARIAYLPAQTLSGKAHESALQDAPLAVPLIAPLVQDWRAAETARLADPSAAVVSIYARGRDYHKVMRNRLQQLAEKIEAEIGAFGYRVFTDSAPVLEVELAQKAGIGWRGKHTLLLQRDAGSLFFLGEIYVDLPLPTDAEIAPDVAPETPGAHCGSCTRCIDACPTGAIVAPYKVDARLCISYLTIELKGSIPVEMRPLIGNRVYGCDDCQLVCPWNKFAQAAPVADFDVRHGLDRASLVELFAWSAEDFDTRMQGSAIRRIGYESWLRNLAVGMGNALRAASPESLSEEARERIVDSLRLRADDPSAVVREHVEWALEAA; encoded by the coding sequence ATGAACCGAAGTCCGGAGTCCCCTGTTTCCAGCACGCCAGCGTCTAACCACGACGCGGGTGCCGAGCGTCCATTCGATGAAGCGGCGCTGAATGCGCTCGCGCTCGACATCAAAAGTTGGGGCCGTGAACTGGGTTTCGGGGCGATCGGCATTAGCGACACCGACCTCTCCGCTGCCGAAGCGCCGCTTGCAGCCTGGCTGGAAGCGGGTTGTCACGGCGAGATGGATTATATGGCGAAACACGGGTTGAAACGCGCGCGCCCGGCCGAGCTTGTGGCCGGTACGCGACGTGTGATTACCGCGCGCATCGCCTATTTGCCCGCGCAGACATTGAGCGGAAAGGCGCACGAAAGCGCTTTGCAGGACGCGCCGCTCGCTGTGCCGCTCATTGCGCCGCTCGTGCAGGACTGGCGTGCGGCCGAAACGGCGCGGCTTGCGGATCCGTCGGCGGCGGTGGTGTCGATCTATGCGCGCGGCCGCGATTATCACAAGGTTATGCGTAACCGTTTGCAACAACTTGCCGAGAAAATCGAAGCCGAGATCGGCGCGTTCGGTTACCGCGTATTTACCGATTCGGCGCCCGTGCTCGAGGTAGAACTTGCGCAGAAGGCCGGCATCGGCTGGCGCGGCAAGCACACGCTGCTGCTGCAACGCGATGCGGGCTCGCTGTTTTTCCTCGGCGAAATTTATGTCGACTTGCCGTTGCCGACCGACGCCGAGATCGCGCCCGACGTTGCGCCGGAAACGCCCGGCGCGCATTGCGGCAGTTGCACACGCTGCATCGACGCCTGTCCGACCGGTGCGATCGTCGCGCCGTATAAGGTCGACGCGCGGCTGTGCATCTCCTATCTCACGATCGAATTGAAAGGCAGTATTCCCGTGGAGATGCGGCCGCTGATCGGCAATCGCGTGTATGGCTGCGACGATTGCCAACTCGTGTGTCCGTGGAACAAGTTCGCGCAGGCGGCGCCGGTCGCCGATTTCGACGTGCGGCATGGGCTGGATCGTGCGTCGCTCGTCGAGCTGTTTGCATGGAGCGCGGAAGACTTCGACACGCGCATGCAGGGCAGCGCGATTCGCCGCATCGGTTACGAAAGCTGGCTGCGCAATCTCGCGGTGGGAATGGGCAATGCGTTGCGCGCGGCGTCGCCGGAAAGCTTGAGCGAGGAGGCGCGCGAGCGCATTGTTGATTCGCTAAGGCTGCGTGCCGACGACCCGTCGGCGGTGGTGCGCGAGCATGTGGAATGGGCTTTGGAAGCGGCGTAA
- the murB gene encoding UDP-N-acetylmuramate dehydrogenase, translating to MSQSESPEFMAGYSLKAHNTFGFDVRAQFACRIEREEQLMAAVRDPRAAGLPRLVLGGGSNVVLSGDFGGVVLLVALRGRRVVREDDAAWYVEAAGGESWHEFVAWTLAQGLPGLENLALIPGTVGAAPIQNIGAYGLEMCERFASLRAVELATGETVELDSQACRFGYRDSFFKREGRDRFVITSVTFRLPKAWQPRAAYADLARALAANGHVDASPTAQAIFDAVVAVRRAKLPDPLELGNAGSFFKNPVVEAQQFEALKLKEPELVSYPQADGRVKLAAGWLIDQCGWKGRAMGAAAVHERQALVLVNRGGASGAEVLALAKAVQRDVFARFGVELEAEPVCL from the coding sequence ATGTCCCAATCCGAATCCCCCGAGTTCATGGCCGGCTACTCGCTGAAGGCGCACAACACCTTCGGCTTCGACGTTCGCGCGCAGTTTGCGTGCCGGATCGAGCGCGAGGAGCAACTGATGGCGGCGGTGCGCGACCCGCGCGCGGCCGGCTTGCCGCGTCTGGTGCTGGGCGGCGGCAGCAACGTGGTGCTGAGCGGCGATTTCGGTGGAGTCGTGTTACTGGTGGCGCTGCGCGGCCGGCGTGTCGTGCGCGAAGACGACGCGGCGTGGTACGTCGAAGCGGCCGGCGGCGAGTCGTGGCACGAGTTCGTGGCGTGGACCTTGGCGCAAGGGTTGCCCGGACTGGAAAACCTCGCGCTGATTCCGGGCACGGTCGGCGCGGCGCCGATTCAGAATATCGGTGCGTATGGCCTGGAGATGTGCGAGCGCTTCGCGTCGCTGCGCGCGGTGGAGCTCGCCACGGGCGAGACGGTCGAGCTGGACTCACAGGCCTGCCGGTTCGGCTACCGCGACAGTTTTTTCAAGCGGGAAGGGCGCGACCGCTTCGTGATTACGTCGGTGACGTTCCGTCTGCCGAAGGCCTGGCAGCCGCGCGCTGCTTATGCCGATCTGGCGCGGGCGTTGGCTGCGAACGGTCATGTGGATGCGTCGCCCACTGCGCAGGCCATTTTCGATGCGGTGGTCGCGGTGCGGCGCGCGAAGCTGCCGGATCCGCTGGAGCTCGGCAATGCTGGCAGTTTCTTCAAGAATCCGGTGGTGGAGGCGCAGCAGTTCGAGGCGTTGAAGTTGAAGGAGCCGGAGCTCGTGTCATATCCCCAGGCGGATGGGCGGGTGAAGCTCGCGGCAGGCTGGCTGATCGATCAATGCGGCTGGAAAGGGCGCGCGATGGGCGCAGCGGCGGTGCATGAACGGCAGGCGCTGGTGCTGGTGAATCGCGGCGGCGCGAGTGGGGCGGAGGTGCTGGCGCTCGCGAAGGCGGTACAGCGCGATGTGTTCGCGAGATTTGGTGTGGAGCTGGAAGCGGAGCCGGTTTGTTTGTGA